AGAAAACAATTTAATTTCATTACACCTTTATCGTACAACCAATGGCACGTGTATGTGTTTCTTTAATGGTTTTTCCTGCCAACAAAGCATCCACAGCATTTTCAACATATTTCTGATTCACTGCATTGGCATCTTGATAATTATCATCAATAGCACCAATATATTTTACCTGATTGCCATTGGCTGTTTTTTCCAAAATATAGACATGAGGCGTTTTCGTAGCCCCATATTGGGGATAAATTTTCTGTCCTTTATCCATTAAATATGGAAATGTAAAACCTTTGGCTTTGGCTCTAGCTCTCATTGCTTCCATGCTATCCCCTTTTTGAACATCCGGGTTATTGGGCATAATAGCAATAACTGGATATCCTTTTGATGCATATTTTTTATCCAATGCGGTAATACGGTCTTCATAAGCCACTGAATATGGACACGTATTACATGTGAAAATCACGATAAAACCCTTGGCGTCTGTGTAGTCTTTTAAAGAAACCATATTGCCATCTATATTCTCTAAGCTAAAATCCGTTGCTATATCACCTACTTTGTAACCCGCATCTTCTGTTTTTACGGTAAAAGCAAAAAAGGAGATTACTGCTAACAGCACAAATGTTGTTTTAAGTGTTTTCATTATTATTATTTTAAAAATTTATTAAGTTCTGTTTGTAATTCTTTATAGGTGAAAGTTTGCTCATAAAAAGCTCTTTTATCCTTATTGTAAATAAGTGTTGCGGGAATAGCACCACTCCACTCCGCACTCACTTGTGGAATCCAACTATTTGCATCCACATCATTTAAAACTAAAATATCAGACTGCAAATTATGCTTACTTATAAAGGGTTTAAGTTTGCTTTCATATTGATGTGGAAAATCTAAACTCACCAATAAAACCTTCACATTTTCAGATTGATAATCGTTTCCTAACTTTTCAAAAGCTGGTAGTTCTTTAATACAAGGCGCACACCAAGTTGCCCAAAAATTAACCACATAA
Above is a window of Bizionia sp. M204 DNA encoding:
- a CDS encoding thioredoxin family protein, translated to MKTLKTTFVLLAVISFFAFTVKTEDAGYKVGDIATDFSLENIDGNMVSLKDYTDAKGFIVIFTCNTCPYSVAYEDRITALDKKYASKGYPVIAIMPNNPDVQKGDSMEAMRARAKAKGFTFPYLMDKGQKIYPQYGATKTPHVYILEKTANGNQVKYIGAIDDNYQDANAVNQKYVENAVDALLAGKTIKETHTRAIGCTIKV
- a CDS encoding TlpA disulfide reductase family protein; this translates as MLFFLVLTVWSCQDISKKEQTQNANTHIEEVKDSLAIYDFEGLKPFLNKTDDTVYVVNFWATWCAPCIKELPAFEKLGNDYQSENVKVLLVSLDFPHQYESKLKPFISKHNLQSDILVLNDVDANSWIPQVSAEWSGAIPATLIYNKDKRAFYEQTFTYKELQTELNKFLK